The Rhizobium etli 8C-3 genome has a segment encoding these proteins:
- a CDS encoding DUF3072 domain-containing protein produces MTKTANTTNSNLEKDPEDWISGDEPMTAAQQSYLKTLSEQANTPEIFSVKLTKAEASKRIDALRSQLGLADR; encoded by the coding sequence ATGACTAAGACGGCAAATACGACCAACTCGAACCTCGAAAAGGATCCTGAAGATTGGATCAGTGGCGATGAGCCTATGACAGCAGCCCAGCAATCCTATCTGAAGACGTTGTCCGAGCAGGCAAACACCCCGGAGATATTCTCCGTGAAATTGACAAAAGCGGAAGCCTCGAAACGGATCGACGCGCTCCGTTCGCAACTTGGCCTCGCAGACCGATGA
- a CDS encoding transketolase: MDITELERLAREIRLRDLRAVFEAGAGHIGGEMSVIDILAALYFRVLKVWPDQPKHPDRDRFVLSKGHTACALYVTLAKRGFIPEEEVSTFLQPYSRLNGHPNCNKVPGVETNTGPLGHGLPVSVGMAKAAKLSGAMYHTYVVTGDGEMQEGSNWEAIMAAAQFKLDNLTLIIDHNRFQQGAALADTNDIAPLRPKLEAFGWEVTEIDGNSMHEIVPALEHRGDRPHCIVAHTNKGHGISFMQDRVDWHHKVPNKEQYEFALAELSEAM, translated from the coding sequence ATGGATATCACAGAACTTGAGCGCCTCGCTCGGGAGATCCGATTGCGCGATCTTCGGGCGGTTTTCGAGGCCGGTGCCGGCCACATCGGCGGCGAGATGTCGGTAATTGACATTCTTGCGGCCCTGTACTTCCGCGTGCTGAAAGTTTGGCCCGACCAGCCGAAGCATCCCGATCGGGACAGGTTCGTCCTTTCCAAGGGGCATACGGCGTGCGCCCTGTACGTGACGCTGGCAAAGCGCGGCTTCATTCCCGAAGAGGAGGTTTCCACGTTTCTGCAGCCGTACTCGAGACTGAATGGACATCCCAATTGCAACAAGGTTCCAGGGGTGGAAACGAATACCGGCCCGCTCGGGCACGGTCTGCCGGTTTCGGTGGGAATGGCAAAGGCCGCCAAGCTCTCCGGAGCGATGTATCATACCTACGTTGTCACCGGCGATGGTGAGATGCAGGAGGGTTCCAACTGGGAGGCAATCATGGCAGCGGCCCAATTCAAGCTGGATAACCTGACGTTGATCATCGATCACAACAGATTTCAGCAGGGTGCAGCACTCGCCGATACCAACGACATCGCTCCCCTTCGTCCGAAACTGGAAGCATTCGGCTGGGAGGTGACCGAGATTGACGGCAACAGTATGCACGAGATCGTTCCTGCGCTCGAACATCGAGGCGACCGACCGCATTGCATTGTCGCACACACGAACAAGGGCCACGGAATCTCATTCATGCAGGACCGTGTCGACTGGCATCACAAGGTTCCGAACAAGGAACAATACGAATTCGCATTGGCAGAACTGTCGGAGGCAATGTAA
- a CDS encoding sugar ABC transporter ATP-binding protein produces the protein MTDPVLSLKGISKRYGSLQVLRNVSLDVYPGEVVALLGENGAGKSTLSGIIAGSRTPSEGSMTWLGQPYAPATPREAIDKGVVLIHQELQLLPQLSIAENVFIGRWPMKNGVVDRAQMVRRATEQLARLNLHLPATRKVAGLSTANQQLIEIAKALALNAKLLILDEPTAALGGAETEALFQQVRKLRSEGVGIIYISHRMEEIRQITDRIVVLRDGERVQEFADSATPVRTIVESMVGRSLDRLFPTLPVPTKHPVLQVSGLSSPDNSFRNVTFDVKAGEILGIAGLVGAGRTELVRALSGADPISAGSIKLEGEELRLRDPADAIAKGIVMVPEDRKDQGLVVGHRIGENIIYANLDMLGGRWITPRVKRSFAEKAVAKFGVKGRAEQYASDLSGGNQQKVVIAKWLMRNPKVVVLDEPTRGIDVGARAGIYDIIVNLAKQGVAVIVVSSDLEEVLGVSNRILVLAQGKQAGILNRDEANDVSVMELATI, from the coding sequence GTGACTGATCCGGTTCTTTCCCTGAAGGGCATATCCAAGCGATATGGATCGCTCCAGGTTCTGAGGAATGTCAGCCTTGACGTCTATCCGGGCGAAGTTGTTGCACTTCTGGGTGAGAACGGAGCGGGCAAGTCAACTCTCTCCGGCATCATCGCCGGGTCACGCACGCCATCCGAAGGATCAATGACATGGCTGGGACAGCCTTATGCCCCGGCCACCCCAAGGGAGGCGATCGACAAGGGTGTGGTCCTGATCCACCAGGAGCTGCAACTGCTTCCGCAGCTTTCCATTGCCGAAAACGTCTTCATCGGACGCTGGCCGATGAAGAACGGCGTCGTCGATCGCGCCCAGATGGTTCGCCGCGCAACCGAACAGCTCGCTCGCCTGAACCTTCACTTACCGGCAACTCGGAAAGTGGCCGGTCTTTCGACCGCAAATCAGCAGCTCATCGAAATTGCGAAAGCACTGGCTCTCAATGCAAAACTCCTGATCCTGGACGAGCCGACCGCAGCACTGGGGGGTGCGGAGACGGAAGCTCTCTTCCAACAGGTCCGGAAGCTTCGCTCCGAAGGCGTTGGCATCATCTACATCTCCCACCGCATGGAGGAGATCAGACAGATTACCGACCGCATCGTCGTACTTCGCGACGGGGAGCGCGTGCAGGAATTCGCCGACAGCGCGACGCCGGTACGCACGATTGTCGAAAGCATGGTCGGACGTTCGCTCGACCGGCTGTTCCCGACCCTGCCGGTTCCCACGAAACATCCGGTACTTCAGGTGTCGGGGCTGAGTTCTCCGGACAATTCCTTCCGCAACGTTACCTTTGACGTGAAGGCAGGCGAAATTCTGGGAATTGCCGGCCTGGTCGGCGCCGGCCGCACGGAACTTGTGCGCGCCCTTTCGGGAGCGGACCCGATCAGTGCGGGCTCGATTAAGCTGGAAGGCGAAGAACTCAGGCTCCGCGATCCTGCCGACGCGATCGCCAAAGGCATCGTGATGGTTCCAGAAGATCGCAAGGACCAGGGGTTGGTTGTCGGCCACCGGATAGGCGAGAACATTATCTACGCCAACCTCGACATGCTGGGTGGGCGTTGGATCACACCGCGCGTCAAGCGCTCTTTCGCGGAGAAGGCGGTTGCCAAGTTCGGCGTGAAGGGTCGCGCAGAGCAATATGCTTCGGACCTGTCCGGTGGTAACCAGCAGAAGGTCGTCATCGCGAAATGGCTCATGCGCAATCCCAAGGTCGTGGTGCTCGACGAACCAACGAGAGGCATAGACGTCGGTGCCCGAGCGGGCATCTACGACATCATCGTCAATCTTGCGAAACAGGGCGTGGCGGTCATCGTCGTAAGCTCCGACCTCGAGGAAGTTCTCGGCGTCTCAAATCGCATTCTCGTGCTTGCCCAGGGCAAGCAGGCAGGCATTCTCAATCGTGACGAGGCAAACGACGTCTCGGTCATGGAGCTTGCTACAATCTAA
- a CDS encoding DUF982 domain-containing protein, translating to MSNRRWDHPVMIVCRRTGQLTTIASTSEALEVLANSWPVAEGKAFMAALLICSDVEAGIREPHEARASFIAAAKEAGVPFDTMRG from the coding sequence ATGAGTAACAGACGTTGGGATCACCCCGTAATGATTGTCTGCAGGAGAACCGGTCAGCTCACGACCATCGCATCCACATCCGAGGCGCTGGAGGTTCTCGCGAATTCTTGGCCGGTGGCGGAGGGAAAGGCATTCATGGCCGCGTTACTGATCTGCTCAGACGTCGAAGCCGGAATTCGGGAACCTCATGAAGCCCGCGCAAGCTTCATCGCCGCTGCGAAAGAAGCAGGTGTCCCGTTCGATACGATGCGCGGTTAG
- the xth gene encoding exodeoxyribonuclease III produces MKIATFNVNGINGRLDVILRWLKETAPDVVCLQELKAPDEKFPQRALEKAGYGAIWHGQKSWNGVAILAKGKEPVKTRSGLPGDPDDTHSRYIEAVINGMVIGCIYLPNGNPAPGPKFDYKLRWFERLTSYAAELLELDVPSALIGDFNVMPSDIDVYAPERWREDALFRPEVRAAYADLVSQGWTDAIRHLYPDQRIYTFWKYFRNAFARDAGLRIDHFLLSASLADDLVAAGVDKSIRSLPHASDHAPVWIEIRD; encoded by the coding sequence GTGAAAATCGCCACCTTCAACGTCAACGGTATAAATGGCCGACTCGATGTTATCCTGCGTTGGCTGAAGGAAACCGCGCCGGATGTTGTATGCCTGCAGGAGCTGAAAGCGCCTGATGAGAAATTCCCACAACGTGCGCTTGAGAAGGCGGGATACGGTGCCATCTGGCATGGCCAGAAGAGCTGGAACGGTGTCGCCATCCTGGCGAAAGGAAAAGAGCCTGTAAAAACCAGGAGTGGATTGCCAGGTGATCCTGACGACACGCATAGCCGGTATATCGAGGCAGTCATCAACGGCATGGTGATCGGATGCATCTATCTTCCCAACGGCAACCCGGCGCCAGGCCCGAAATTCGACTATAAACTTCGCTGGTTCGAGCGCCTTACAAGCTACGCTGCCGAGCTTCTGGAACTGGACGTTCCAAGCGCACTGATTGGTGATTTCAACGTCATGCCGAGCGATATCGACGTCTACGCCCCTGAGAGATGGCGAGAGGACGCTTTGTTCCGGCCTGAGGTGAGGGCGGCCTACGCTGATCTTGTTTCGCAGGGCTGGACCGATGCGATCCGGCATCTTTATCCGGATCAACGCATCTACACATTCTGGAAGTATTTCCGCAACGCCTTCGCTCGGGATGCTGGCCTTCGCATCGATCACTTTCTACTAAGCGCATCGTTGGCCGACGATCTGGTGGCTGCCGGCGTCGACAAGTCTATCCGATCGCTACCGCACGCAAGCGATCACGCGCCAGTTTGGATCGAGATCCGTGACTGA
- a CDS encoding SDR family oxidoreductase, translating to MSDITLNAPKLFDLSGQVAIVTGAGSGIGQRIAIGLAQCGADIALLDRRTDDGLADTAREIQVAGRRSIKIEADVTSKSSLSDAVTRTEAELGALTLAVNAAGIANANPAEEMNEDQYQTLMDVNLKGVFLSCQAEARAMLKNRRGSIVNIASMSGVIVNRGLSQAHYNASKAGVIHMSKSMAMEWVDRGVRVNTISPGYTATPMNMRPEMVHQTKLFEEQTPMQRMATVDEMVGPAVFLLSNAASFVTGVDLLVDGGFCCW from the coding sequence GTGTCCGACATCACTCTGAACGCCCCGAAGCTTTTTGATCTCAGCGGCCAGGTTGCCATCGTGACCGGAGCCGGCAGCGGAATTGGGCAGCGCATTGCCATTGGTCTTGCACAGTGCGGCGCCGACATTGCGCTGCTCGACCGCCGAACCGACGACGGACTGGCCGATACGGCTAGAGAAATTCAGGTCGCCGGCCGCCGCTCCATCAAGATCGAAGCGGACGTCACGAGCAAGTCATCCCTCAGCGATGCGGTCACACGCACCGAGGCCGAGCTCGGCGCACTGACGCTTGCCGTCAACGCCGCCGGTATCGCCAACGCCAACCCTGCCGAAGAGATGAACGAGGATCAGTACCAGACGTTGATGGATGTCAACCTGAAAGGGGTCTTCCTTTCTTGCCAGGCCGAAGCCCGCGCCATGTTGAAGAACCGACGCGGGTCCATCGTCAATATCGCGTCCATGTCCGGGGTGATCGTCAATCGGGGACTGAGCCAAGCGCACTATAACGCCTCGAAGGCCGGTGTGATCCATATGTCGAAGTCCATGGCGATGGAATGGGTCGACCGTGGCGTCCGCGTCAACACCATCTCGCCCGGATATACGGCGACGCCGATGAACATGCGTCCCGAGATGGTGCATCAGACCAAGCTTTTCGAAGAGCAGACGCCGATGCAGCGCATGGCAACGGTCGACGAGATGGTCGGGCCGGCCGTGTTCCTGCTGTCGAATGCTGCAAGTTTCGTGACGGGCGTCGATCTGCTTGTCGACGGAGGTTTCTGCTGCTGGTGA
- a CDS encoding ABC transporter permease, giving the protein MVALDINEQRLSSGAWLSKLKGATGPLVGLLALCVFLSISTDAFLSVRNGLNILDQITVLGIMAVGMTFVILIGGIDLSVGSVLALAMMVMGWTANIAGLPLAVGIAFGLIASAVSGLIVGLLVTQFKVPAFIATLAMMSAARGVANMITDGQQIVGFPDWFMMLAIDRHFGVLTATVFLMLAVVLAAWLFLHFRSEGRMLYAVGGNPEVARLAGINVQLVTIGVYVMSAVLAGLAGIVLAARLDSVQPSSGFGYELDTIAAVVIGGTSLSGGAGGIGGTLIGVLIIGVLRNGLNLLNVSPFLQQVIIGIVIVLAVGAETVRRRRA; this is encoded by the coding sequence ATGGTGGCGCTCGACATCAATGAACAGAGACTTTCATCCGGTGCCTGGCTGAGCAAACTCAAGGGTGCCACCGGTCCACTCGTGGGGCTGCTTGCTCTTTGCGTCTTCCTGAGCATCAGCACAGACGCGTTTCTCTCGGTTCGAAACGGCCTCAACATCCTCGATCAGATCACAGTCCTTGGCATCATGGCGGTGGGAATGACCTTCGTCATCCTCATCGGCGGCATCGACCTGTCGGTCGGTTCGGTTCTTGCTCTTGCGATGATGGTCATGGGCTGGACCGCCAATATCGCCGGCCTTCCGCTTGCGGTCGGGATCGCTTTCGGTCTGATCGCATCTGCCGTTTCGGGGCTGATCGTGGGCCTGCTGGTGACGCAGTTCAAGGTCCCGGCGTTCATCGCCACTCTGGCCATGATGTCGGCAGCTCGCGGCGTCGCAAACATGATCACCGACGGTCAGCAGATCGTGGGATTCCCTGACTGGTTCATGATGCTCGCAATCGATCGCCATTTCGGCGTGCTGACTGCCACGGTCTTTCTGATGCTTGCCGTCGTCCTTGCCGCTTGGCTATTCCTGCACTTCCGTTCCGAAGGTCGCATGCTCTACGCCGTGGGCGGAAATCCGGAGGTTGCTCGCCTGGCGGGCATCAATGTCCAGCTCGTGACGATCGGCGTCTATGTGATGAGCGCAGTCCTTGCCGGACTGGCAGGCATCGTTCTCGCCGCCCGCCTTGACTCGGTCCAGCCGTCCAGTGGCTTTGGCTATGAGTTGGACACCATCGCTGCCGTCGTCATCGGCGGGACTTCGCTGTCTGGCGGCGCCGGCGGTATTGGGGGTACGCTCATCGGCGTTCTCATCATCGGTGTCCTTCGCAACGGTCTCAATCTTCTCAATGTCTCGCCGTTCCTTCAGCAGGTGATCATCGGCATCGTCATCGTGCTTGCGGTCGGCGCGGAGACAGTTCGTCGGCGTCGCGCCTGA
- a CDS encoding FGGY family carbohydrate kinase, whose protein sequence is MLAILAIDQGTTNSKAVLVSEKGEVLARGSAAVGISYPKPGWVEQQPNRLYTSVCEAIEICLDAVPDVTIAALAISNQRESVTVWDAETGEALGPVLSWQCRRTAPDCKRLLVEGHLDRVQALTGLPLDPMFPGSKFRWLLDRVPKGRPVRLGTIDSWLVHCMTGGRRYVCDASNASRSQLFDLEEQTWSKELCEIFDVDTALLPEVLDSSADFGTTKGLKGVPDGTPIRAAIGDSHAALFGHGAFKPGDGKITFGTGSSVMTTLPRFIAPRNGVTTTVAWRIDGTPTFAFEGNILVSAASLPWMAGILGLPDVAALIDLAATAEAGGPGFVPAFVGLGAPYWNSDARALFSQINFNTTRAQMARSVTDSIAFQAHDVVAAMRAQSGGELGALYVDGGPSQNRFLMQCVSDLVEHAVIQCEAPEASALGAAYLAGLSLGLWRDLDVIAGLPRTTRVIAPQPVDRQALLNTWNDALARSTSRQTMAKGE, encoded by the coding sequence ATGCTCGCTATTTTGGCGATCGATCAGGGCACGACCAATTCAAAGGCCGTTCTGGTTTCCGAAAAGGGAGAAGTCCTCGCACGAGGCTCGGCGGCTGTGGGGATTTCATATCCGAAGCCGGGGTGGGTCGAACAACAACCGAACCGTCTCTACACGTCTGTTTGCGAGGCGATCGAAATCTGCCTGGATGCGGTCCCGGACGTGACCATTGCGGCCCTTGCAATTTCCAATCAGCGCGAGTCGGTCACTGTTTGGGATGCTGAGACGGGAGAGGCCCTGGGACCTGTGCTCAGTTGGCAATGCAGGCGCACGGCACCTGATTGCAAACGTCTCCTTGTCGAAGGACATCTGGATCGCGTGCAGGCGCTCACCGGCCTACCCCTCGACCCAATGTTCCCAGGTTCGAAGTTCCGATGGCTTCTGGATCGTGTGCCGAAGGGCCGACCAGTGCGGCTGGGAACGATCGACAGTTGGCTCGTGCACTGCATGACCGGCGGACGCCGGTACGTATGCGATGCCTCGAACGCCTCCAGGAGCCAATTATTCGACCTTGAGGAGCAGACATGGAGTAAGGAACTTTGCGAAATTTTCGATGTCGATACGGCACTCCTGCCGGAGGTGCTCGACAGCTCGGCCGATTTCGGGACAACAAAGGGGCTGAAGGGCGTACCGGACGGCACCCCTATCAGGGCCGCGATCGGCGACAGCCATGCAGCCCTGTTCGGCCATGGAGCGTTCAAACCTGGTGATGGAAAGATAACCTTTGGAACGGGGTCGTCGGTGATGACAACCCTTCCTCGGTTCATTGCGCCACGCAACGGTGTGACGACCACTGTCGCCTGGCGCATCGACGGAACGCCGACTTTCGCTTTCGAAGGCAACATCCTTGTTTCTGCGGCGAGCCTCCCATGGATGGCGGGCATTCTCGGCCTTCCGGACGTCGCTGCACTGATCGACCTTGCGGCGACCGCCGAAGCAGGCGGACCGGGTTTCGTGCCAGCCTTCGTAGGACTGGGCGCACCCTACTGGAACTCTGACGCTCGCGCCCTTTTCTCTCAGATCAATTTCAATACAACACGTGCGCAGATGGCACGTTCGGTAACCGATTCAATCGCGTTTCAGGCCCACGATGTGGTCGCGGCCATGCGAGCACAAAGTGGTGGCGAACTCGGCGCCCTTTATGTCGACGGCGGACCAAGCCAGAACCGCTTTCTGATGCAGTGCGTGTCGGATCTTGTCGAGCACGCCGTCATCCAATGCGAGGCTCCCGAGGCGTCGGCCCTTGGCGCGGCATATTTGGCGGGACTGTCGCTTGGCTTGTGGCGTGATCTCGACGTCATCGCGGGGTTACCCAGAACCACGCGGGTCATTGCTCCGCAACCTGTTGACCGGCAGGCGCTGCTGAATACCTGGAATGATGCTCTCGCCCGCTCGACGTCGCGTCAAACAATGGCTAAAGGTGAATAA
- a CDS encoding sugar ABC transporter substrate-binding protein has product MKIARTMLASAALLALTLGPVHAAELKKLGLAVANLQANFFNQIKQSVEDEAKKRGIEVVTVDAKGDGPTQVNQIQDLLTQNIDALIYIPAGAAAATVPVKLAKNAGVPVVNVDRNADGAPGDTFLATDSVASARAVCDYILKQAGGKGKMVIIHGQKGTTPEVDRSKGCAESLKANPDVKVVAEQYSNIWSQDEGFQIMQNMLQANPDISIVFAQADALALGAAQAIKVANPSQKIVVGGFDGDTAALEALSKGVFDVTATQQTQKMGRDAVANAAKLVAGEKIPPVQLLDATLTTKENVAGFIASHP; this is encoded by the coding sequence ATGAAAATTGCGCGCACCATGCTCGCGTCTGCCGCACTACTTGCTCTCACGCTCGGGCCCGTACATGCGGCGGAGCTGAAGAAGCTTGGCCTGGCCGTTGCCAACCTTCAGGCAAACTTCTTCAATCAGATCAAGCAGTCCGTCGAGGACGAAGCCAAAAAGCGTGGTATCGAAGTCGTCACGGTCGACGCAAAGGGCGACGGACCGACGCAGGTCAACCAGATCCAGGACCTTCTGACCCAGAACATCGACGCCCTGATCTACATTCCGGCGGGTGCGGCCGCAGCGACCGTTCCCGTCAAGCTTGCCAAGAACGCCGGCGTTCCGGTGGTGAACGTTGACCGAAACGCCGACGGAGCACCCGGCGACACCTTCCTTGCAACGGATTCAGTCGCGTCCGCCAGGGCCGTCTGCGACTACATTCTCAAGCAAGCCGGCGGCAAGGGTAAAATGGTTATCATCCATGGTCAGAAGGGCACCACGCCCGAGGTCGACCGCTCCAAGGGATGCGCTGAATCCCTCAAGGCCAATCCCGACGTGAAGGTTGTTGCCGAGCAGTACTCGAACATCTGGAGCCAGGACGAAGGGTTCCAGATCATGCAGAACATGCTCCAGGCAAATCCCGACATCTCGATCGTGTTTGCCCAAGCCGACGCACTCGCACTTGGCGCCGCGCAGGCGATCAAGGTTGCCAATCCCTCCCAGAAGATCGTGGTGGGCGGCTTCGACGGTGACACAGCAGCCCTCGAAGCGCTGAGCAAGGGTGTCTTCGACGTGACCGCAACGCAGCAAACGCAGAAGATGGGCCGCGACGCGGTCGCAAACGCGGCCAAGCTCGTCGCCGGAGAGAAGATACCGCCGGTACAGCTCCTGGATGCCACGCTGACGACCAAGGAAAACGTTGCAGGTTTCATCGCTAGCCACCCGTAA
- a CDS encoding sugar-binding transcriptional regulator — MARLNELRLMSRVAQMYHIEGRRQAEIAQHLRLSQATVSRMLKRAEAEDIVRTSVIPPAGTYSDLEGALREKYGLPEAVVVECSEDRDGAVMARIGEAAAHLLEVTLAPGEIIGVSSWSQTIFKMVENIHPQKSAQAKYVVQTLGGMGDPSVQTHATQLTTRLARLTGAEPKLLPVQGVTTSREAKLLMQADPFVRETMDLFGSITLAIVGIGAVEPSELLARSGNIFSSRELSDLAEAGAVGDISLRFFDKNGKAVKTPLDDRVIGIPLEDLERVDRVIALAGGSKKTAAIAGALRIGVIDMLVTDKFTAQRLIDL, encoded by the coding sequence ATGGCTCGCCTCAACGAACTCCGCCTCATGTCAAGAGTGGCCCAGATGTACCACATCGAGGGGCGACGGCAGGCTGAGATTGCGCAACATCTTCGCTTATCACAGGCCACGGTCTCGCGAATGCTGAAACGTGCCGAGGCCGAAGATATCGTTCGGACCAGCGTCATTCCTCCTGCCGGTACTTACAGTGACCTTGAGGGCGCACTCAGGGAGAAATACGGACTACCCGAAGCCGTCGTCGTCGAATGTAGCGAGGATCGAGACGGCGCGGTCATGGCGCGGATTGGGGAAGCGGCCGCCCATCTCCTGGAGGTCACCCTTGCCCCTGGCGAGATCATCGGAGTTTCGAGCTGGAGTCAGACCATTTTCAAGATGGTCGAAAACATTCACCCTCAAAAGAGCGCCCAGGCGAAGTACGTTGTCCAGACGCTCGGGGGCATGGGCGATCCCTCGGTGCAGACCCATGCCACTCAGCTGACTACCCGACTGGCGCGTCTGACCGGAGCGGAGCCGAAGCTGCTTCCGGTGCAAGGCGTGACGACCTCGCGAGAGGCCAAGCTGCTCATGCAGGCCGATCCGTTCGTCCGTGAGACGATGGACCTGTTCGGCAGCATAACACTTGCAATTGTCGGAATTGGAGCGGTCGAGCCGTCCGAACTCCTTGCGCGATCGGGAAACATTTTTTCGTCGCGGGAGCTCTCCGACCTGGCTGAAGCGGGAGCCGTTGGCGATATCTCGCTCCGGTTCTTCGACAAGAACGGTAAGGCAGTTAAGACGCCACTCGACGACCGCGTTATTGGTATCCCGCTCGAAGACCTTGAACGTGTGGATCGCGTGATTGCCTTAGCCGGTGGGTCTAAGAAGACCGCCGCCATCGCCGGCGCACTTCGCATTGGCGTCATCGACATGCTTGTCACGGACAAGTTCACCGCCCAACGGCTGATTGATCTGTAA
- a CDS encoding transketolase family protein has translation MNAPVNAPKLYDCRDAFAATLERLATENQKVVAVCNDSVGSSKLGGFKSKFPERLVNVGIAEQNMVGVGAGLANGGHLPYVCGASPFLTGRSLEQIKADISYSNANVKLVGISSGMAYGELGPTHHSIEDFAWTRVLPNLPVIAPCDRIETAAAVEWAATYHGPCFLRLSRVGVPDLLAEGHKFELGKANLLREGSDVTLIANGTLTHRMLKAAEILAQRGIRARVLNFATVRPIDEDAIIAAAKETGAIVTAEEHSIFGGLGSAVAEVVVDNAPVPMKRLGVPGIYAPTGSAEFLLDEFGMAPPAIADAAQALMKRK, from the coding sequence ATGAACGCCCCAGTAAACGCACCCAAGCTTTATGACTGCCGCGACGCGTTCGCAGCGACGCTCGAACGTCTGGCGACCGAGAATCAGAAAGTTGTAGCGGTCTGCAATGACTCGGTAGGCTCGTCGAAGCTTGGCGGCTTCAAGTCGAAATTTCCCGAGCGCCTGGTCAATGTCGGTATCGCGGAACAGAACATGGTCGGGGTTGGAGCAGGCCTCGCCAACGGCGGTCATCTACCATATGTCTGCGGCGCCTCTCCGTTCCTGACGGGAAGATCGCTTGAACAGATCAAGGCGGACATCTCTTACTCGAACGCGAATGTTAAGCTCGTGGGCATTTCCTCTGGAATGGCATATGGCGAGCTCGGTCCGACCCATCATTCGATCGAGGATTTCGCCTGGACGCGAGTCCTGCCGAATCTTCCTGTGATTGCGCCCTGCGACCGCATCGAGACCGCGGCGGCCGTCGAGTGGGCGGCGACCTACCACGGCCCATGCTTCCTCCGTCTGTCGCGCGTGGGCGTGCCCGATCTTCTTGCGGAAGGTCACAAGTTCGAGCTCGGCAAGGCAAATCTCCTGCGCGAAGGTTCCGATGTCACACTCATTGCGAACGGTACATTGACACACCGTATGCTCAAGGCTGCCGAAATCCTCGCGCAACGTGGCATTCGGGCAAGGGTCCTCAACTTCGCCACGGTACGTCCCATAGATGAGGATGCCATCATTGCCGCTGCCAAGGAAACCGGAGCGATCGTTACGGCAGAAGAACATTCGATTTTCGGCGGGCTTGGCTCCGCGGTTGCCGAGGTGGTGGTCGACAATGCGCCCGTTCCGATGAAGCGCCTGGGCGTTCCGGGCATCTATGCCCCGACCGGTTCGGCTGAGTTCCTTCTCGATGAATTCGGCATGGCCCCGCCGGCAATCGCGGATGCCGCCCAGGCGCTTATGAAACGCAAATAA
- a CDS encoding SOS response-associated peptidase: MCGRVFIKTNLESMMNAFAFADRRSVLGLANQFPRYNGAPSLDYPIIIREMVREPDVMGPVFVSAGWGLIPGWMKPGGRPQVNVRSEGIARNSRFKVAYQARRCLVPIDGFFEWKDILGTGKNKQPYAVAMKSGAPFALAGIWETWRNAADLDVRTFAIITCPANTMMAAIHDRMPVILHPEDYERWLSPEPEPGDLMKSFPSELMTMWPIGKAVGSPRNDTPDILEKINLDPQPPIL, encoded by the coding sequence ATGTGCGGACGCGTATTCATCAAAACCAACCTTGAAAGCATGATGAACGCCTTTGCTTTCGCCGATAGAAGAAGCGTGCTCGGTCTGGCCAACCAGTTCCCGCGATATAACGGCGCCCCTTCCCTCGACTATCCGATCATCATCAGGGAAATGGTGCGCGAACCGGATGTCATGGGACCGGTGTTCGTCAGCGCCGGGTGGGGCTTGATCCCTGGATGGATGAAACCGGGAGGACGGCCGCAGGTCAATGTCCGCTCGGAAGGCATCGCCAGGAACAGCAGATTCAAGGTTGCCTATCAAGCTCGCCGCTGTCTTGTTCCAATCGACGGCTTCTTCGAATGGAAGGACATCTTGGGCACGGGCAAGAACAAGCAGCCATATGCCGTCGCCATGAAGTCGGGCGCGCCCTTCGCACTTGCCGGCATCTGGGAAACCTGGCGCAATGCGGCCGACCTCGATGTTCGCACCTTCGCGATCATCACCTGCCCGGCGAATACCATGATGGCTGCGATCCACGACCGCATGCCGGTCATTCTGCATCCAGAGGACTACGAGCGCTGGCTGTCGCCGGAGCCGGAGCCTGGTGATCTGATGAAGTCGTTCCCCTCCGAGCTGATGACCATGTGGCCGATCGGTAAAGCCGTAGGCTCACCGAGGAACGATACGCCGGACATTCTCGAGAAGATCAATCTTGATCCACAACCGCCGATTTTGTGA